A genomic region of Stenotrophomonas sp. NA06056 contains the following coding sequences:
- a CDS encoding heavy-metal-associated domain-containing protein, translating into MEFHVEGMTCGGCARSVTKAIERVDPAASVSADPASRRVQVQTSASETQIVAALTEAGFPPRTA; encoded by the coding sequence ATGGAATTCCATGTGGAAGGCATGACCTGCGGTGGCTGCGCACGCAGCGTGACCAAGGCGATCGAGCGGGTCGATCCGGCGGCCAGCGTGTCGGCCGACCCGGCCAGCCGCCGCGTGCAGGTGCAGACCTCGGCCAGCGAAACACAGATCGTCGCGGCACTGACCGAAGCGGGTTTCCCGCCGCGTACGGCCTGA
- a CDS encoding GH92 family glycosyl hydrolase, translated as MSALSHRPLARIACLLALAVTPWLQAAPAALEREVNTFIGSKDDGNTFPGASAPFGLVQVSPIGSHYSGWRYDDDKIRGFGHSFISGAGCWEQGGQVSVLPVTGSIGPGGDFDTANPKQFDHKAYASAYTHDGEIGQAGYYKVRLTSYGGIDAEATARTRAAAERYTFSQRQGDGHVLVNVGQANERHSVIGSVVDVVGDRVVEGKLVTKSFCGGHQYTTWFRIEFDRPFKAHGTWGEGGGLPGARHSMEGEQKPNGAWLSFDLAKGQSVTAVSAISHVDAEGARTNLRAEGMQGGALLGFERMRALSQQSWREQLGRVRVQGGTADDRTVFYSAVYHALLQPMTGNDADGRYRGYDDGIHRADGWTYYEYFSLWDTYRAQNQWLALTRPDVARDIGRTLLAIDEQGGWLPRWGYANFETNIMTGDPVTPFLVDLWRFGALKGRESQAWDALRRNAFGTPPLNSRMAGRSGNPTYLDKGYVVYDRAFPSKGMDVDPHHGGSATLEYALADCALSQMADGLGHAQDAATLRERGRNWRKVWDPQVRDAETGFSGFPRPRTEDGQWYTPADGHYSPRSHHGFHEGTAWQYQWLAQQDVPGLVEAMDGREQAGRRLDAFFAMDALQADPLNAARKEWVVGPYSYYNQFRYNPNNEPDLHSPWLYTLIGQPWKTAAVVRAAQQLFTNAPNGLTGNDDLGTMSAWYLFSAIGLYPAVPGSGEFLLHTPRFAKVEVELGNGRTLRIEAPGADGRRLQYVQGVQVDGKAHAPVWLGWNQLQQGPKLRFALDGTAPTQGWGTAVKDLPVSWCAAPGSQLH; from the coding sequence CTGTCGGCACTGTCCCATCGGCCCCTGGCCCGCATTGCCTGCCTGCTGGCGCTCGCAGTGACGCCGTGGCTGCAGGCCGCACCGGCCGCGCTGGAGCGCGAGGTCAACACCTTCATCGGCAGCAAGGATGATGGCAACACCTTCCCCGGCGCCTCGGCACCGTTCGGCCTGGTCCAGGTCAGCCCGATCGGCAGCCACTACTCGGGCTGGCGCTATGACGACGACAAGATCCGCGGTTTCGGCCACTCCTTCATCTCCGGCGCCGGTTGCTGGGAGCAGGGCGGGCAGGTGTCGGTGCTGCCGGTGACCGGCAGCATTGGCCCCGGGGGCGATTTCGATACCGCCAACCCCAAGCAGTTCGACCACAAGGCGTATGCCTCTGCCTATACCCACGATGGCGAAATCGGTCAGGCCGGCTACTACAAGGTGCGCCTGACCAGCTACGGCGGCATCGACGCCGAAGCCACCGCGCGCACCCGCGCGGCCGCCGAGCGCTACACCTTCAGCCAGCGCCAGGGCGATGGCCACGTGCTGGTCAACGTCGGCCAGGCCAACGAACGCCATTCGGTCATCGGCAGCGTGGTCGACGTGGTCGGTGACCGCGTGGTTGAAGGCAAGCTGGTCACCAAGAGTTTCTGCGGTGGCCATCAGTACACCACCTGGTTCCGCATCGAGTTCGATCGTCCGTTCAAGGCGCATGGTACCTGGGGCGAGGGCGGTGGCCTGCCGGGCGCGCGTCACAGCATGGAAGGCGAGCAGAAGCCGAATGGCGCGTGGCTCAGCTTCGATCTCGCCAAGGGCCAATCGGTGACGGCGGTGAGCGCGATCTCGCACGTGGATGCCGAAGGCGCGCGCACCAATCTGCGCGCCGAGGGCATGCAGGGCGGGGCGCTGCTCGGCTTCGAGCGCATGCGCGCGTTGTCGCAGCAGTCCTGGCGGGAGCAGCTGGGCCGGGTGCGTGTGCAGGGCGGCACTGCCGACGATCGGACCGTGTTCTACAGCGCGGTCTATCACGCATTGCTGCAGCCGATGACCGGCAATGATGCCGATGGTCGCTACCGTGGCTATGACGATGGCATTCATCGCGCCGATGGCTGGACCTACTACGAATACTTCTCGCTGTGGGACACCTACCGTGCACAGAACCAGTGGCTGGCGCTGACACGTCCGGACGTGGCCCGCGACATCGGCCGCACCCTGCTGGCGATCGACGAGCAGGGTGGTTGGCTGCCGCGCTGGGGCTATGCCAATTTCGAGACCAACATCATGACCGGCGACCCGGTCACTCCGTTCCTGGTCGACCTGTGGCGCTTCGGTGCGCTCAAGGGCCGTGAATCGCAGGCCTGGGATGCATTGCGCCGCAACGCGTTCGGCACGCCGCCGCTGAACTCGCGGATGGCCGGCCGCTCCGGCAACCCGACTTACCTGGACAAGGGCTACGTGGTCTACGACCGTGCGTTCCCGTCCAAGGGCATGGATGTCGATCCGCACCATGGCGGCTCGGCGACGCTGGAATATGCACTGGCCGACTGCGCGCTTTCGCAGATGGCCGATGGCCTCGGCCATGCCCAGGATGCAGCAACGCTGCGCGAGCGTGGCCGCAACTGGCGCAAGGTATGGGACCCGCAGGTACGTGATGCGGAAACCGGCTTCAGCGGCTTCCCGCGCCCGCGCACCGAAGATGGCCAGTGGTATACCCCGGCGGACGGCCATTACAGCCCGCGTTCGCACCATGGCTTCCATGAAGGCACCGCATGGCAGTACCAGTGGCTGGCGCAGCAGGACGTGCCGGGCCTGGTCGAGGCGATGGACGGTCGCGAGCAGGCGGGCCGCCGCCTGGATGCCTTCTTCGCGATGGATGCGCTGCAGGCCGATCCGCTCAATGCCGCCCGCAAGGAATGGGTGGTCGGGCCGTACAGCTACTACAACCAGTTCCGCTACAACCCGAACAACGAGCCCGACCTGCACTCGCCGTGGCTGTACACGCTGATCGGCCAGCCGTGGAAGACCGCGGCGGTAGTGCGTGCGGCGCAACAGCTGTTCACCAATGCACCCAACGGCCTGACCGGCAACGACGACCTCGGAACGATGTCGGCCTGGTACCTGTTCAGTGCGATCGGCCTGTACCCTGCGGTGCCGGGCAGTGGCGAATTCCTGCTGCATACGCCGCGCTTTGCCAAGGTCGAGGTCGAGCTGGGCAATGGCCGTACCCTGCGCATCGAGGCGCCTGGCGCCGATGGCCGCCGCCTGCAGTATGTGCAGGGTGTGCAGGTTGACGGCAAGGCCCATGCGCCGGTGTGGCTGGGCTGGAACCAGCTGCAGCAGGGCCCGAAGCTGCGTTTCGCCCTCGATGGCACGGCGCCGACGCAGGGCTGGGGCACGGCGGTGAAGGATCTGCCGGTGTCCTGGTGTGCGGCACCAGGCAGCCAGCTGCACTGA
- a CDS encoding TonB-dependent receptor — MAMKHSTRTQGHDALSLAIALALAAAVAPLGASAQQAATTGAQDATTLDSVQVTGYRYAIEKSLQQKRDANAVVEVITAEDVGKFPDKNVADALQRVPGVVITRSGGEGKSVSVRGLAPDLTLTQLNGNYVASSETNNEATRSFNYTLLPSNMLSSAELFKSPEARIDEGGIGGTVILHTRRPLDMETNSGYVNLEGTSSDTSHDVDPQVSALYSWHSKDERFGVLVGVTQQKRTSRTMETSTEDYQWYGNNTTARDANGNLLEQDGIHYWWGQSGFNNQTGTNYSEFFMPTSVNFAVKEEKRERKGGQLTFQFKPIDNLTLTANYFRFELQGDYTQNMLKVPEWNLARYNGDGNWAGGRLLNGLSFDPSGSIVTGAQYEKLAGKTYYCSEDQAAAAGLPPGGWGPDDCTIPTPQLTGGYSKEKALSQTADLTVDWDISPLWKASFTGGRTWSKGGPSMNFRMSAKPRRKVGDQWQAGNQYTAWDLTGTPSLTVSPDIQQQLMAGVAEVDTGSTDSSWMQTEVKQNYFQADVTKMFEAGWLDSIQFGAKYRDGQVHRNTGNTYWVCQGLDPADYDNNRYQAGCDPTAGNAQPGFFLSNPISNIAGGFNANVFPGINYPAYIDYLNQTYGGSHNRTEEDFVYDVNEKIYSGYFQANFRTDRVRGNVGVRVVRTKQFAQSSDSVERFNDYFVDNASGAPMSCDDPAADPNLRCQGGFVRLPDNQVRDKVYTLSSLEKTYTDFLPSFNIAWDITDNLVLRGAASKVIARPGYTSIAYPGGLQYISQEYSNDRRVAGGTDTPGWYGSGSNKALEPFKAVQFDLGLEWYFKPGSVAGVALFRKNVDNFTVPVVRDQQMTVGGETVVVQKYSTEANGRDGVSQGVELYGQYTFDMGFGVQANYTYNDTNLASIVLDGEEIGSSPLVGSAKNQANVTVFYENEKFLARASYNRRGEVVGGLNNGLTTYTKPYSQLDLNVAYNITADWTVTAAVLNATKSELRSYIGNDSQARLLSNLYAGRQLYFGVNWKF, encoded by the coding sequence ATGGCAATGAAGCATTCAACACGTACGCAGGGCCACGACGCGTTGTCGCTGGCCATCGCGCTGGCCCTGGCCGCCGCCGTCGCCCCGCTTGGCGCCTCCGCGCAGCAGGCGGCAACGACCGGCGCGCAGGACGCCACCACCCTGGACAGTGTCCAGGTCACCGGCTACCGCTACGCGATCGAAAAGAGCCTGCAGCAGAAGCGCGACGCCAACGCCGTGGTCGAGGTCATCACCGCCGAAGACGTTGGCAAGTTCCCCGACAAGAACGTGGCCGATGCGCTTCAGCGCGTGCCGGGCGTGGTCATCACCCGCAGCGGCGGCGAAGGCAAGTCGGTCAGCGTGCGCGGCCTTGCGCCGGACCTGACCCTGACCCAGTTGAACGGCAACTACGTCGCCTCGTCGGAAACCAACAACGAAGCCACCCGTTCGTTCAACTACACCCTGCTGCCGTCGAACATGCTGTCCAGCGCCGAACTGTTCAAGTCGCCGGAAGCACGCATCGACGAAGGCGGCATCGGTGGCACGGTCATCCTGCACACGCGCCGTCCGCTGGATATGGAAACCAATTCCGGCTACGTGAACCTGGAAGGCACCTCGTCCGACACCAGCCACGACGTCGACCCGCAGGTCTCGGCGCTGTACTCCTGGCACAGCAAGGACGAGCGCTTCGGCGTGCTGGTCGGCGTGACCCAGCAGAAGCGCACCAGCCGCACCATGGAGACCAGCACCGAGGACTACCAGTGGTACGGCAACAACACCACCGCGCGCGATGCCAACGGCAACCTGCTGGAACAGGATGGCATCCACTACTGGTGGGGCCAGTCCGGTTTCAACAACCAGACTGGCACGAACTACAGCGAATTCTTCATGCCGACCTCGGTGAACTTCGCGGTGAAGGAAGAAAAGCGCGAACGCAAGGGCGGCCAGCTGACCTTCCAGTTCAAGCCGATCGACAACCTGACCCTGACCGCGAACTACTTCCGCTTCGAGCTGCAGGGTGATTACACCCAGAACATGCTGAAGGTGCCGGAGTGGAACCTGGCCCGCTACAACGGCGATGGCAACTGGGCCGGTGGACGCCTGCTCAACGGGCTGAGCTTCGATCCCAGTGGCAGCATCGTCACCGGCGCGCAGTACGAAAAGCTTGCCGGCAAGACCTACTACTGCAGCGAGGACCAGGCTGCCGCAGCCGGCCTGCCGCCGGGTGGCTGGGGTCCGGATGACTGCACCATCCCCACCCCACAGCTGACCGGTGGCTACAGCAAGGAAAAAGCGCTTTCGCAGACTGCCGACCTGACCGTCGACTGGGACATCAGCCCGCTGTGGAAGGCCAGCTTCACCGGCGGCCGCACCTGGTCCAAGGGTGGCCCGTCGATGAATTTCCGCATGTCGGCCAAGCCCCGCCGCAAGGTCGGTGACCAGTGGCAGGCGGGCAACCAGTACACCGCGTGGGACCTGACCGGCACGCCGTCGCTGACCGTCTCGCCGGACATCCAGCAGCAGCTGATGGCTGGCGTCGCCGAGGTCGATACCGGCTCCACCGATTCGTCGTGGATGCAGACCGAGGTCAAGCAGAACTACTTCCAGGCCGACGTCACCAAGATGTTCGAAGCCGGCTGGCTGGACTCGATCCAGTTCGGCGCCAAGTACCGCGACGGCCAGGTGCACCGCAACACCGGCAACACCTACTGGGTCTGCCAGGGCCTGGATCCGGCCGACTATGACAACAATCGTTACCAGGCCGGTTGCGATCCGACCGCAGGCAATGCGCAGCCAGGCTTCTTCCTGTCCAACCCGATCAGCAACATCGCCGGTGGCTTCAATGCCAACGTGTTCCCCGGCATCAACTACCCGGCCTACATCGATTACCTCAACCAGACCTACGGTGGCTCGCACAACCGTACCGAGGAAGACTTCGTCTACGACGTCAACGAGAAGATCTATTCGGGCTACTTCCAGGCCAACTTCCGCACTGATCGCGTGCGCGGCAATGTCGGCGTGCGCGTGGTGCGCACCAAGCAGTTCGCCCAGTCCAGCGATTCGGTCGAGCGCTTCAACGACTACTTCGTGGACAACGCCAGCGGCGCGCCAATGAGCTGTGATGACCCGGCCGCCGATCCGAACCTGCGTTGCCAGGGTGGCTTCGTGCGTCTGCCGGACAACCAGGTGCGCGACAAGGTCTATACCCTCAGCTCGCTGGAAAAGACCTATACCGACTTCCTCCCGAGCTTCAACATCGCCTGGGACATCACCGACAACCTGGTGCTGCGCGGTGCCGCGTCGAAGGTGATCGCGCGCCCGGGCTACACCAGCATCGCCTATCCGGGCGGCCTGCAGTACATCAGCCAGGAATACAGCAACGATCGTCGCGTCGCTGGCGGCACCGACACCCCCGGCTGGTACGGCTCGGGCAGCAACAAGGCACTGGAGCCGTTCAAGGCGGTGCAGTTCGACCTTGGCCTGGAGTGGTACTTCAAGCCGGGTTCGGTTGCAGGTGTGGCGTTGTTCCGCAAGAACGTGGACAACTTCACCGTGCCGGTGGTGCGCGACCAGCAGATGACCGTCGGTGGTGAAACGGTGGTGGTGCAGAAGTACAGCACCGAAGCCAACGGCCGCGACGGCGTGTCGCAGGGCGTGGAGCTGTATGGCCAGTACACCTTCGACATGGGCTTTGGTGTCCAGGCCAACTACACCTACAACGACACCAACCTGGCCTCGATCGTGCTGGATGGCGAGGAGATCGGTTCGTCGCCGCTGGTCGGCAGCGCCAAGAACCAGGCCAATGTCACCGTGTTCTACGAGAACGAGAAGTTCCTGGCCCGTGCCTCGTACAACCGTCGTGGCGAAGTGGTGGGTGGACTCAACAACGGCCTCACCACCTACACCAAGCCATACAGCCAGCTGGATCTGAACGTGGCCTACAACATCACGGCGGACTGGACCGTGACTGCAGCAGTGCTGAACGCCACCAAGTCCGAGCTGCGCAGCTACATCGGCAACGACAGCCAGGCCCGACTGCTGTCCAACCTGTATGCCGGCCGCCAGCTGTACTTCGGCGTGAACTGGAAGTTCTAA
- a CDS encoding heavy metal translocating P-type ATPase — protein MSTASVTAVPGTTSTLSLPIEGMTCASCVGRVEAALAKVEGVASVSVNLATERADIRSSGPIDRDALIQAVESVGYEVPAATTELAVEGMTCASCVGRVERALLAVPGVSQASVNLATERATVRGVAGIDALVAAIDNVGYAAHAIDGGTQVDEEAAEKKDAERVALKRDLILASVLAAPVFVLEMGSHLIPGMHHWVMSTIGLQASWYLQFVLTALVLAIPGRRFYQKGFPALLRLAPDMNSLVAVGTAAAFGYSVVATFIPRLLPAGTVNVYYEAAAVIVALILLGRFLEVRAKGRTSEAIKRLVNLQAKVAHVSREGRIVDIPINEVLLGDLLDVRPGERVPVDGEVTDGRSFVDESMITGEPIPVEKSAGSSVVGGTVNQKGALTLRATAVGGQTMLAQIIRLVEQAQGSKLPIQAVVDKVTLWFVPAVMLAALATFLVWLIFGPSPALTFALVNAVAVLIIACPCAMGLATPTSIMVGTGRGAEMGVLFRKGEALQLLKDAKVVAVDKTGTLTEGRPLLTDLEIADGFDRAQVLARVAAVESRSEHPIARAIVEAATEQGIALPAMDDFESVTGMGVRATVDGARVEVGADRFMRSLGVDIGSFAVLADRLGNEGKSPLYAAINGRLAAIIAVSDPIKPSTPAAIAALHQLGLKVAMITGDNAATAQAIARQLGIDDVVAEVLPEGKVEAVRRLKAAYGQIAFVGDGINDAPALAEADVGLAIGTGTDVAVESADVVLMSGNLQGVPNAIALSKATIGNIRQNLFWAFAYNTALIPVAAGALYPVWGVLLSPVFAAGAMALSSVFVLGNALRLRRFQAPMADASHVAH, from the coding sequence ATGAGCACTGCCAGCGTTACTGCCGTCCCCGGGACGACGTCCACCCTCAGCCTGCCGATCGAAGGCATGACCTGCGCCAGCTGTGTCGGCCGGGTCGAAGCGGCCTTGGCCAAGGTGGAGGGGGTCGCCAGTGTCTCGGTCAACCTGGCCACCGAGCGTGCGGACATCCGTTCCTCTGGCCCGATCGACCGCGATGCCCTGATCCAGGCGGTGGAAAGCGTGGGTTATGAGGTGCCGGCTGCGACCACCGAACTGGCCGTGGAAGGCATGACCTGCGCTTCCTGCGTCGGCCGCGTTGAGCGCGCGCTGTTGGCGGTGCCGGGCGTCAGCCAGGCCAGCGTCAACCTGGCCACCGAGCGCGCGACCGTGCGCGGCGTCGCCGGCATCGACGCGCTGGTGGCGGCAATCGACAACGTCGGCTACGCGGCGCACGCGATCGATGGCGGTACCCAGGTCGATGAGGAAGCGGCGGAAAAAAAGGATGCCGAGCGGGTGGCGCTGAAACGCGACCTGATCCTGGCCAGCGTGTTGGCAGCACCGGTCTTCGTGCTGGAAATGGGCTCGCACCTGATTCCCGGCATGCATCACTGGGTGATGTCCACGATCGGCCTCCAGGCAAGCTGGTACCTGCAGTTCGTGCTGACCGCGCTGGTCCTGGCCATTCCGGGCCGGCGCTTCTACCAGAAGGGCTTCCCGGCGCTGCTGCGCTTGGCGCCGGACATGAATTCGCTGGTGGCGGTGGGTACCGCCGCGGCATTCGGCTATTCGGTCGTGGCCACATTCATCCCGCGCCTGTTGCCGGCGGGCACGGTGAATGTCTACTACGAAGCGGCGGCGGTGATCGTCGCGCTGATCCTGCTCGGCCGGTTCCTGGAGGTGCGCGCGAAAGGCCGCACTTCCGAGGCGATCAAGCGCCTGGTCAACCTGCAGGCCAAGGTGGCGCATGTCAGCCGCGAAGGGCGCATCGTCGATATCCCGATCAACGAGGTGCTGCTGGGCGACCTGCTGGACGTGCGTCCGGGCGAGCGCGTGCCGGTGGATGGTGAGGTGACCGACGGTCGCAGCTTCGTCGACGAATCGATGATCACCGGCGAGCCGATCCCGGTGGAGAAGTCGGCCGGCAGCAGCGTGGTCGGTGGTACCGTCAACCAGAAGGGCGCACTGACCCTGCGTGCGACGGCGGTGGGTGGGCAGACCATGCTGGCGCAGATCATCCGTCTGGTTGAACAGGCGCAGGGCTCCAAGCTGCCGATCCAGGCGGTGGTCGACAAGGTCACGCTGTGGTTCGTGCCGGCGGTGATGCTGGCAGCCCTCGCGACCTTCCTGGTGTGGCTGATCTTCGGGCCGTCGCCGGCGCTGACCTTCGCGCTGGTCAACGCCGTGGCCGTGCTGATCATTGCCTGCCCGTGCGCGATGGGGCTGGCGACGCCGACCTCGATCATGGTCGGCACCGGCCGCGGTGCCGAGATGGGCGTGCTGTTCCGCAAGGGCGAGGCGCTGCAGCTGTTGAAGGATGCCAAGGTGGTGGCGGTGGACAAGACCGGCACCCTGACCGAAGGCCGTCCGCTGCTGACCGACCTGGAGATTGCCGACGGCTTCGATCGCGCGCAGGTGCTGGCACGGGTGGCGGCGGTGGAATCTCGCTCGGAGCATCCGATCGCCCGCGCCATTGTCGAGGCGGCGACGGAGCAGGGCATCGCGTTGCCGGCGATGGATGATTTCGAGTCCGTAACCGGCATGGGCGTGCGTGCAACCGTCGATGGCGCACGCGTGGAAGTGGGCGCCGACCGTTTCATGCGTTCGCTGGGCGTGGACATCGGCAGTTTCGCCGTGCTGGCCGATCGCCTGGGCAACGAAGGCAAGTCACCGCTGTATGCCGCCATCAATGGCCGCCTGGCGGCGATCATCGCGGTGTCCGATCCGATCAAGCCGAGTACGCCGGCCGCCATTGCCGCCCTGCACCAGCTTGGCCTGAAGGTGGCCATGATTACCGGTGACAATGCCGCTACCGCGCAGGCCATCGCCCGCCAGCTCGGCATCGATGACGTGGTGGCCGAAGTGCTGCCGGAAGGCAAGGTGGAGGCGGTGCGCCGGCTGAAGGCCGCCTACGGGCAGATCGCGTTCGTCGGTGATGGCATCAACGATGCGCCGGCGCTGGCCGAGGCTGATGTCGGCCTGGCCATCGGCACGGGTACCGACGTCGCGGTGGAATCGGCCGATGTGGTGCTGATGTCCGGCAACCTGCAGGGCGTGCCCAACGCCATCGCGCTGTCGAAGGCGACCATCGGCAACATCCGCCAGAACCTGTTCTGGGCCTTCGCCTACAACACCGCGTTGATCCCGGTCGCAGCGGGCGCGCTGTACCCGGTATGGGGTGTGTTGCTGTCGCCGGTGTTCGCCGCCGGTGCGATGGCCCTGTCCAGCGTGTTCGTGCTCGGCAATGCGCTGCGCCTGCGGCGCTTCCAGGCGCCGATGGCGGACGCGTCCCATGTGGCTCATTGA
- the cueR gene encoding Cu(I)-responsive transcriptional regulator, with protein sequence MNIGEASKASSVSAKMIRYYEQIGLIPPADRTGAGYRAYSQADVHRLRFIRRARDLGFSVAEIADLLGLWNDTSRHSADVKRLAEQHIDDLEQRIENMRQMADTLKSLISCCAGDDRPECPILQRLGEGEEGAAPVAAPAGAVRRRARRT encoded by the coding sequence ATGAACATCGGTGAAGCGTCGAAGGCGTCCAGCGTGTCGGCCAAGATGATCCGCTACTACGAGCAGATCGGCCTGATTCCGCCGGCTGACCGTACCGGCGCGGGCTATCGCGCCTATTCGCAGGCTGACGTGCATCGGCTGCGTTTCATCCGTCGCGCGCGTGATCTCGGCTTTTCGGTGGCCGAGATCGCTGACCTGCTGGGCCTGTGGAACGACACCTCGCGCCACAGCGCCGACGTCAAACGCCTGGCCGAGCAGCACATCGATGACCTGGAACAGCGCATCGAGAACATGCGGCAGATGGCCGATACATTGAAATCGCTGATCAGTTGCTGCGCTGGCGATGATCGCCCCGAGTGCCCGATCCTGCAGCGGTTGGGTGAAGGCGAGGAGGGCGCTGCGCCGGTTGCAGCGCCCGCAGGGGCAGTACGCAGGCGCGCGCGCAGGACCTGA